The Ptychodera flava strain L36383 chromosome 14, AS_Pfla_20210202, whole genome shotgun sequence genome segment GTGTTTGAGATGCTCAGCAAAGCAGTATTGACATTTTGTTTAGATTACAGACAAATGACATAAAATACATGCCATGGAGCACTTAAATTCAGGTATCTTTTATATGAGGAAATTGTATACTGTGCGTACTGTCTACTCAAAAAAACTCTAGCATGGGCCTTCTGAGGTATTACATGTACAGGCTTCTTATGGACATGTCCTGGGGTAAACTAAAAAGAGCAAGTAAAATTCTGCTAAGACATGATTAGCTTTGCGGAATACATCCAATTATTActttcacttgtatttttatctCCCTAGATGGCAAATACTACCAAACATGAACAGAACTTCAGTCTGAACTCTAGCATGTGATTTTCACGATTTTTGTTCGGGGTATGAGGAACACAAGCAAACAATTATCCCCACAGaaaaatgatgagaaaaatATACTGCTGATGAGAAAATAATGCCCAATAATGGAATCAGTGGGAGTCCTAACCTGAAGAACCCACTCAATATATCCATAATCTTGGTATTGAAGTTGGCAAAAAggaaaagtcagaaaaaaattactgcTGTGTAGGGTACATGTAGCTGATGTCAGTGATAACGTGTTTATTTATCAGAATCGCCGACTACAGATCCTGGAATGATGACTGCAAATTGCATGCTAACACAGACAATGCCAGCAAGGAGCAGGGTCATCTTTGCCATTGTGCTGCATTACAATCTGACTGTCATGTCCTTTAAAATAGCAATGGTAACATAGCCAGCACACTTCTGTCTTCATCAATCATCTTGTCACAAACGTGACAtgctgtttttacattttaaaattccatacacgaaaaagaaaacaaaaacctaTAAAATAATAATGTCACAAGGAAAACAGGCACATGAAGAATCTTTTCTTTTCATGTAGCTGTCTTGGAATGCCCTTGTGTTGTACTGGAGCATTGCTACttcaatacattttcacaatagCTGAGTAAAATTGCTATCAGATCAGTGCTATGTACATGTGATTGTAAAAAGGGTACATAAACACTTGCTGAGGGTTATATAGTTGCAATGAAATGACACTTGTGATGAATATGGGCAGTGTGGAATGCAACTGTATCCTTTCAACTTCACTCATTGAACTAACTTCAGATTCCTGTTAAAATGTCACTGATGTTTCCGGTAGAAACACTTCCtatcaaaaaaaaaccaaattttgATAGGCATGTCCCCAGTTAGTTGCTTTTCCATAAGGACAGCATTTCCGTCAATGATCCAAAGAATGTCATTTTAGCAATTTCATTCCCTCCTCTTTTTACTTCTACTATCATAGTCATGGTCCCTAGATCTACCGCCCTCTGCAGGTCTCTTGCTGGCTTTCTTAGCTTCTGTCAAGAACTTGTCAAGACCAAAAGGATCTTCTTCCTCATCCTTCTCAAACTGTACTGGTCCGTCTCTCCTTCTGCTGCGGTCTGTGCCTTCAAACTCTTTATCCGGTACAAATCTGTGGGAGGTGGAAGAGTCAGATGTTAGAATTAATCGTGAACACTGGTATCTTGATGGATATCTGAACCATGACATCGAGCAACGGTTTTGCCTCCTGTTCAGTATCAGTGGTTCATGTGGGTACTTGTCCTTCCATTTGTGGTTAACATTGTTTATTGTCCACTCGGTgtgaacaaattttattttttgaacaaaCTTTGTGCAAAGGTACTACTTACTTGTAAAATACATGGATTATTGAAAAGTACATTCTCTGTAGTCGCCACACACATTTTGCATAGGCTTAATCACTCTTGCCATTATGTTGGTTTCATTACAATACTGTAACACATATGCACATATACAAAGATCAacattcaagcaaactttcaactgtAAAAACATGTCTCTGAATATCTTTAGGTCAAAGCCTCTTTCCGCGGAAAGATGAGAGTTAATTTTTTATGCAGCAGCACAACATAAAACTGACCTCTGCTCTTCATGAGTGCTTCCAGATCATCTCCATACACatctttgtcaatatttttgctgGGTCTGTAGAGTGACTGGTTCACATTGTGTTCCTTCCTCCATGGCTCACTGTAAACATTGTAGGATTCATCTTCTCCAGCCGCAAACCCACTGTCAATACCCtgtgttttgaaaagaaatcaCAACTCATTATGAGTCCTTCAGCAAACTCCGTTAAACTTAAATATCTTGAAACAGAGACTTGATGCAAGCATGCAATTTGATCTTCTGATATATGCAACTGCATATTTCAGTGAAGTGCCTATGCCTCTCTTTGACTTTTTACTAGTACTTGCACATATGTACATATTACCACATTTTTAAGAACATTTCTGATAAAGCACTTTTTCTAGGTGGCTGTGCAGTTTTGATACATGCAAACAGCAATCAAATAGATCACCTTTTTTTTCAGTCCTTCAACACAGAAGTCACACAATAATGTATCCAAGTCTCATGGCAAAGGGAAGATGATTTGGTGGATTATATGAAAACACAAACCAAGGAGTGAGGTACACATAACAATTGTGGTTTAGATCTACCTTGTGCTGATTGAACAAACGCTGATCATACTGAGCATCTTCTGATCTGCTAGCACCAGCATTTGGCAACCCAAGTGCTATCTTTTCACTGACATCTCTTTCACGCTCCCTCTGTAATTTGGACCTAAAAGATGcgagaaagaaaggaaaaaagaaTCTTAAAGATTGATACATCTTATGAGTATATAACATTTGGTATTTCCTCAAAACATTTGTCATTGGTAGACTGGGCATGTAATGTGCACAGGGAGGTGGCACTCTGGCCAAGTATCGGAAACCAACAGATACCACAGATGTCAGCTGCTCACCTCTTGTCAGGTGCAGCTCTGGCTAtgtttctgtctctctgtctatctcGGTGTCTGTCTCCTCTGATCCTGTCCCTCTCAGCAGCTTCATCATCATGGTCtacaagaaaaaaaacagcTCTGCATGAGGTGTGCTTGCAACATTGAAACACTTTTGGTGACATAAATTACATGTCAGAACTTTTTGTAACAGATGACATAAGTTTGTGGAATAATTACACATATATGTACTGCACATcatctggatcaaattttactgaaTGTGAATGACAGCAACACAGAGATAAAGATGACACATTGCTGACCTGCACCTTTCCTGATACCAGCTCTTTCTTCTCTAGCCTTCATGGCCAGGTTTCTCAGGTTATCCTCCTGCTTCTCTTTCTGTTTCTGTGCTAATTTCTTCTCTTGCTGTGCTCGGATCTCAACAGCCTCACGAGCCTGGGTGTGTCGTAAAACATAAAAATCTACAATCAAACAGTTTGTACCATGTTGAACTTGAGAGACACACACTACAACTAGCTGTGACAGAATATTGTTGTTGTGAATAGAACATGAAATAAGAATTGTTTTGAATTATTCAAAATCAACAGAATCAGAAATTGGTTCCTTTCATGTCCATGGCATTCTGTACACTGAAATATCAGCATTATATGATATTGAAAATTACAATTGTCATGCAGAATTAAAATGCAAAGGAATTCATTAAACTTTAACTACTTTACTTAAAAGACTAGAAGGTCTCATTTCTGTAGAACACAATGCAAGTAAGCACACTTACTTTTCTGTCAGCAATGTACAATGCTTCTGCCAGCTTGGcaaaattttcattgatttgttgGCTCTGGACCCCTCTACCATCAGCAGCCAGACGTTTATCCAGTGGAATGGTGTAACCCTGGCAAGAAATGAGACGCTCACACAATTAAAGGGCCAGGCACGATATAAAATGGAGAAAGTTGGTTTTGATGCTTATTGTTCAAGATGACTCCAACCAAGCAACATGAATGTGTAATTTGCTATGAGATCCAGTCCCATGATCATATTAGTGagaatttgtgaaaatcaaaacctTACAATACCTACTTTTAGCGTAGATGATAAAGACTTTTTGTCTGAAGAGTTTAGAGCTGAGTGCAATTTCTGTCACACAAAAAAGCTCACTCAAGATTGAATGCTTTCTAGGACTGCACTCAATTCCGGATAGTTGATACTGAGCATTTGGTATGTAGTGTCCCATTTCTTTCATATACACAAAGGGCACTACATGGTTGGAATATATTTGTGTAGACCATGATAAGGCAAAATTAATGTAACACTTAAACTGACCCGTGTTTGATTACGTGGGCTAGATACTAATCCAAAAACCTGTAATCAGTTATGATCTGCTCACTTTgatttcatttgcaaatttaacaaacgaTTTTAGAAATCTGTAAAACACTCGAAAGCCCTGCAAAgggtcaaaatattttaaatgactGTCACTGAATGTCCTTGAGTGGAATATGTTCCTGTGTCTGCCCTGCTATGTAATACCTTCCAAGTCCTAAATCCTGTCTTACCTTTGCGTTTTTCCAATTTGAAATACATGGTGGTATTTTCCATTCCTGTTGTTCTTTGACTGTGACCTGGTAAATAGAGATAAGAACCCAATTATTACTGGGCATATCAACACTGTTCGCATCCACATCATATTGAAACACTTTAAAGACAATAAAAGAAAGAAACCTCACCCTCACCATACCATGGACTTGACTTTGTGTACATAAACTGACATTCACATATGAATATCCTATGCAAACAGTGATATCAACACATCTCTCATTGGACTGTAAGAGATTTATAGTAAATGGAAATTCTGATGCACACACTGTTACATCTCTGACTTAGGACCCAGGGTACTGAGATTCCTCTGAATGAAGCATTTCACAAGTAACAATTCTTGATTACTTCAAGTCTTTTTCTCTTACCTTTCTGTTTGGTGAGTGCATGACTGGCGCCGGTGGTGATGGAGGTCCTCTTGGAATCTTTTTATTGACTCTGCAAAACAAACCATCCATCTTTCTTCAAACAAGCTAATTTAACATTTGCCCCAAACAATACATCAAAGAGCTGCTAAGTGGTTGACTCAACTGCAATGCTgagtaattaattaattaccTCATGTTGCACTGCCTcgcattaatttttttctggttgcACTTCCAAAATATGACTATCATTAGTTTCTGTCCACACCCCACCTATATGTCTTTTAAACATAAGTCCATGGTTCTGTAAAGTGCAATAATTGTGGATTTTTTTGGTTTGTTGAGCACTCACACCAAACTCCTGATCTGCTAACCTTCAAATGTAGCGCTGAAAAATTTCAGAGAGCACAGGAGAACAAGTTTTAACTAACTTGCATGACTGAAGTAGAGACACCAAATGCATAAGTTTTGAACTTACTTGAATTTAGGTGGTTCCATAGGATCTTTCTGTACCTCTACCATTCTGATAACTCTCTGTTTAGCTCCAGAGTTAAAGGCAACCCCTTGTTGTGATGGTGTGTACCTGGAAACGCATACAGAGAGTAAGAAACACACAGATCTTGAGGAGACACGAACAATTGAAGTTTGCCATGATTGAACAATATACTTTCAGGAAACAGCACCCCCTGATGCTGTGATAGAGAGGAAAAGTCCATGATTACAACAAGTACTGTAAcagcaaatatttttgtttattactTACCTTGACAGATTGGAAAATGTGAAAACCAACAACTAGACACAAACAAGCTTACTTTCACTGACTTATCTCAGCAAATTGCATACATAAACACGTTTTGATACTTGACCCTACTGTTAACGGTTGAATGACGGTTAATACACAGACATCTGGGCTGtgagtattaacccttttcctgccaagtccatatttcaccatcaggtcaagatggttaaaattaatgaaacacaacatattccatatggtgtattttaacataatattgaacatttgaaggctgttgaaagcataaatactgtaaaattgatttttatggactaaaaatgctataacagaccaagccaagtgggtgaaaatccATCATGTTTTGGTTCAATACCGCTtgttactgacttggctgatggggaagtgatactgtctggcaggaaaagggttaaaagtaaTCAGCATTATTCTGAAAAGATGTTACATGCCAGTGAGTTACCTGATGTATTGTGCTGGTGCTTGTTTCTCTGCATGTCTAACTGGTAAAGCTGCTGAAACTTTACTCTGTACAACTTTTTCAAGAGCCTGTCTTGTTTTCTCTGTGgtctgtagaaaaaaaaatgatatcaaacatgTATTCATCTAAATGCTTCAATAGGGTTTGCATACTTCTGTGGGACTTGATAAAACTGGTGAAAATATTACTCTGGTCAACATATACACATCTGAAGCTGCAACATTAATGAGTTCAAGAAAATACAAAACCTTTCAACAATCTCTGGTTCGTCTTTAAAGTCTTAATTAAACTGAATGATCATGGGCTACTCAAAATAAGGAGTTAGGATAATGGAacaaaatagaaataaataTGTATGCTATGAATTTTGAGCAACTGAGAAATTTTCAATTCTAACTTGTTCTCTGTCaatatttcactaaaatgtattttttcttaCCTCCCTGACCATATCGTCATCTGGTCTTTCTAACTCTGCATCATTTTCACTCGTCATGTGTTTGGGAATCAAatcagtaaattttgaatacaCAACCTGTgaaaatgacagagaaaaattGTTTAACAGAGAGGGGAACATTCGTATGTAATCATGTATAGGACTGCAACAACAAATTATTGAATGATGGTGTACAAAAGAGTCGAGAAAACAATGTGACATAGAGAATATAACAACTTTTGTGACAATCTACCATAAAATGAGTTATGAACTACAGAGGAACATTTCAGACCTTTCAAAGCTGAATTCAGAGAACATTCAGCATTGATTTTACAGTGTCCAAGATTTTACTTAGAAATTGCCTGAAGCTTGGAAAGTATCATCTCAAAAAATAGCTTTACTGGAATCATTTACTGTATGGGCTACTTCTGATTtcactgaaaaagaaaaataatttccaGAGAATTCCAcattgtcatgtatttttcatataTACACTCATTACAGAAATGCTGCGTCACTAACCTTATCTTTGCCATGCCCAGCCCTTGCTATTGCGTCATATTTTAGTTTGCCTTCAGCATCAACTGTCTTGGCTATGATATTTTTTGATCCTGGTGCTGACTTTTTCGACCAATATCCTGAGGATATTGTGCTACATGGCATTCTGGGTAGGCACCTCCATCTCCAAAGTCCTGTTATCATAAAGGGCAAGCAATGCATTACATATAATAACATATTTGTAATAcacttttaaaaattttacttCCATACATTTCACGTGAAATTCACTGTTTGCCATTAACAAATGTGCGATGTGAAATATCTCAAACAATATGGCTAAATAATAATTCTGAGGACTTACCTGTGGTCTGCGGGGAATCCAATTTTTCCGATGTCCATACCTTGGTGCTGTGGACTGAGATACACTGACCATGCGGAGCTGAAAGCCAGAAATAAAACATCTATTAAGACCAATAGTGGTTGCCATATACAAAATAGTGCATTGGAAATACATCTCCAGTGTCAAAGAAATATACCACTGAGTAAAATCATTGTGACCACCTGTGaactatttttgaaatttgtacgCGTATTGGGACCAATACAAGAGAAGTTGGCCAGTTTTGAGTTTGGCCGGCCAAAGTAGAAGGCCAGTCAAGTAGTCCGCCAGTTGTGAGCTCAGCAGTTAGATTATATTGTACATATAAGTAATCGTAACTACACGATGACAACAGCAGCACAGGGTGGTATAGCAATTAGCTTTGAAACTGCGATATTTTCATTACCTATCCATTGGACACGGGTGATCTGTAGAAACAGGCAGCAAATGTGTTCAGTTTTGAACACCGCATGCTGTTTTTCTGAATGTTACCTTAAAACTTGTAAACGAAAGTGTGAAACCAAAATTTCAAACTGGTATGTGTGACAGTGTAAACATTAGCTGATTAAGAATTTTGTATTTCACAAGAATGTGAATGTAATTGTATGCTTCCCCTATACTTGTAAAAATGGTCGACTACTCATGGCTGACCTCCCCTACTGGATGAGATCGCCAATATGG includes the following:
- the LOC139150156 gene encoding LOW QUALITY PROTEIN: SNW domain-containing protein 1-like (The sequence of the model RefSeq protein was modified relative to this genomic sequence to represent the inferred CDS: deleted 2 bases in 1 codon); the encoded protein is MATLTSLLPAPTQLSHDDFERDEIDRASQELRMVSVSQSTAPRYGHRKNWIPRRPQDFGDGGAYPECHVAQYPQDIGKKSAPGSKNIIAKTVDAEGKLKYDAIARAGHGKDKVVYSKFTDLIPKHMTSENDAELERPDDDMVRETTEKTRQALEKVVQSKVSAALPVRHAEKQAPAQYIRYTPSQQGVAFNSGAKQRVIRMVEVQKDPMEPPKFKVNKKIPRGPPSPPAPVMHSPNRKVTVKEQQEWKIPPCISNWKNAKGYTIPLDKRLAADGRGVQSQQINENFAKLAEALYIADRKAREAVEIRAQQEKKLAQKQKEKQEDNLRNLAMKAREERAGIRKGADHDDEAAERDRIRGDRHRDRQRDRNIARAAPDKRSKLQRERERDVSEKIALGLPNAGASRSEDAQYDQRLFNQHKGIDSGFAAGEDESYNVYSEPWRKEHNVNQSLYRPSKNIDKDVYGDDLEALMKSRGQFVPDKEFEGTDRSRRRDGPVQFEKDEEEDPFGLDKFLTEAKKASKRPAEGGRSRDHDYDSRSKKRRE